One window of Pedobacter faecalis genomic DNA carries:
- a CDS encoding sensor histidine kinase: MLTFRIVRLGAFCVFLWLCFGVFSAVGRSPVPLDLSNIGKLVSYYSDSTAKLTLAQITSPELASRFRPGDKDILNFGNTSSAIWIRFQVRHHGFKKVYAVLDAPNIEQIDLYAPDANGGTWHVRAGSLFRQTKGVKVDNDYVFDLPPLSPDTVATVYMRLETNNIMVVPLKLSTAEAMVERVPYKDRIEYAYIGVLIALLLFNLFLYFSLKDKAYLYYTLYVLSLSLYMLIYIRGYSFLLGPDLRIFMSKHPHVFLSLSVVTSLLFCRRLLNLEVTVPSMLKYYYFFGVCGIILFFLSAAGFKSTSTSIAQLLTISVALTLWISGIIAYRRGLKAAKYYVAAWSLIWISVAIVTLSLAGIIEVNEYTMQLVPLASTGELLLLSFALGDRYNTIIAAEQRARDENLRLVQTHNLKLEERVKERTQELNQFFSIVAHDLRSPLNSLMSILELNDMQVLNNEELRALLKENTANIHRINSTVNTLLHWAKGRMEGSQSVPVTFDVKAVLDELLPAYMPLIQRKDIELEMQTAGALSVYADRNEIVLVLRNLIDNAIKFTPKNGQISIGLSEDTGVGKVAVSNSLEDAGALQRAIRAATAENGVMKSTDYSAGVGLGLNLCKTYLQNNGSDLSVTGGNGKIFFSFELPVKKEGS, translated from the coding sequence ATTACTCCGACAGTACCGCCAAGTTAACTCTGGCGCAGATTACTTCCCCTGAACTGGCTTCCCGCTTTAGGCCCGGTGATAAAGATATTCTGAACTTCGGGAACACCAGCAGTGCCATATGGATCAGATTTCAGGTAAGACATCATGGATTTAAGAAGGTATATGCCGTTCTCGACGCACCAAATATCGAGCAGATTGATTTGTATGCGCCCGATGCGAACGGTGGTACCTGGCATGTGCGCGCCGGAAGTCTGTTCAGGCAGACTAAAGGTGTGAAGGTTGATAACGACTATGTTTTCGACTTGCCGCCACTAAGTCCAGATACCGTCGCGACCGTATACATGCGGCTTGAAACCAACAATATAATGGTAGTACCGCTTAAGCTTTCCACGGCGGAAGCCATGGTAGAAAGGGTACCTTACAAGGACCGGATAGAGTATGCCTATATAGGTGTGCTAATTGCCCTTTTATTGTTCAACCTCTTTTTGTATTTCAGTTTGAAAGACAAAGCATATCTCTATTATACCCTCTATGTGCTCAGTCTGTCGCTCTACATGCTGATATACATAAGGGGCTATAGTTTTCTGTTGGGGCCAGATCTCCGGATATTCATGAGCAAACATCCACATGTGTTCCTGAGCCTTTCTGTCGTTACCTCGCTATTGTTTTGCCGTCGCCTGCTCAACCTCGAGGTAACGGTTCCATCCATGCTTAAATATTATTACTTTTTCGGTGTTTGCGGTATAATCCTATTCTTTCTGAGTGCTGCCGGATTCAAGAGTACATCGACATCTATTGCGCAACTGCTTACCATATCTGTGGCCCTGACCCTGTGGATCTCTGGAATAATTGCTTACAGGCGGGGCTTAAAAGCAGCGAAGTACTACGTGGCAGCCTGGTCGCTCATCTGGATCAGTGTGGCCATCGTTACCCTTAGCCTCGCCGGTATTATCGAGGTAAATGAATACACGATGCAGCTTGTGCCGCTTGCTTCTACAGGCGAGCTCTTACTGCTGTCATTTGCGCTTGGTGACAGGTACAACACCATCATTGCTGCGGAACAGCGGGCGCGTGATGAAAACTTACGTCTGGTACAAACGCATAACCTCAAACTTGAAGAACGCGTGAAGGAGCGGACACAGGAGTTGAATCAGTTTTTCTCTATTGTGGCTCACGACCTGAGAAGCCCGTTGAACAGCTTGATGAGTATACTCGAGCTAAATGATATGCAGGTGTTGAATAATGAAGAACTCCGAGCTTTGCTCAAGGAAAACACAGCGAACATCCACAGGATTAATAGCACCGTGAATACGCTCCTGCATTGGGCTAAGGGGCGGATGGAAGGTTCTCAATCAGTGCCCGTCACGTTCGACGTTAAAGCAGTGCTGGATGAACTTTTGCCAGCGTACATGCCACTGATACAGCGGAAGGACATTGAGCTTGAAATGCAAACTGCCGGAGCGTTGTCCGTTTACGCCGACAGGAATGAGATTGTGCTTGTGTTAAGGAACCTTATAGATAATGCGATTAAATTTACGCCTAAAAACGGACAAATTTCGATCGGTTTAAGCGAAGATACGGGCGTAGGGAAGGTTGCTGTGTCAAATTCGCTGGAAGATGCCGGAGCTCTGCAACGTGCGATTAGGGCGGCTACAGCGGAAAACGGCGTAATGAAAAGTACCGACTATTCTGCTGGTGTAGGGTTGGGCTTAAATCTATGCAAAACCTATTTACAGAATAACGGCAGCGACCTGAGCGTAACCGGGGGCAACGGAAAGATATTTTTCTCGTTTGAATTACCGGTTAAAAAAGAAGGGAGTTAG
- a CDS encoding helix-turn-helix domain-containing protein, whose amino-acid sequence MEVVVIESKTFQTLTQTINSAVEKIESVMAENLRLKEDRWLSVDEAAKYIGFSKQWLLRRKVEFGVFQEGQAVKFKRSSLDAYMEKYRLISNRRKAS is encoded by the coding sequence ATGGAAGTTGTAGTAATTGAAAGCAAGACTTTCCAGACGCTCACCCAAACAATAAACAGTGCGGTAGAGAAGATAGAAAGCGTCATGGCTGAAAACCTTCGGCTGAAAGAAGACAGGTGGCTATCGGTTGACGAAGCTGCCAAATATATCGGGTTTAGTAAGCAATGGTTACTCAGAAGAAAGGTTGAGTTTGGAGTCTTCCAAGAGGGACAGGCGGTAAAGTTCAAAAGAAGCTCTCTTGATGCTTACATGGAGAAATATAGGCTAATATCGAACAGGAGGAAAGCATCATGA
- a CDS encoding helix-turn-helix domain-containing protein, protein MIHPQLYAGLPEQKQVMSRLNMRENDPVRIIEIVCEVLKLDRERLLSPLRSREYSEPRFIAIGMIIKTNPKMPLKAIGRLFNRDHSTVIYARETFYDLYGRDKAFTAKVDQVRALL, encoded by the coding sequence ATGATCCACCCACAACTATACGCCGGGCTGCCCGAGCAAAAGCAGGTCATGTCCCGACTGAACATGCGCGAAAATGACCCTGTGAGAATTATAGAAATCGTATGCGAAGTACTTAAGCTTGACCGGGAAAGACTTCTTTCGCCCTTACGTAGCCGAGAGTACAGTGAACCCAGGTTTATTGCGATAGGTATGATCATTAAGACCAACCCTAAGATGCCGCTGAAAGCAATAGGCAGACTGTTCAACCGGGACCACTCGACTGTTATCTACGCAAGAGAAACATTCTATGACCTCTACGGAAGAGATAAAGCATTCACCGCAAAAGTGGATCAGGTAAGGGCACTTTTGTAG
- a CDS encoding ATP-dependent DNA helicase — protein MKLATKQAEFLKAVEAGRNVFLTGKAGTGKSFVVKEAMSRLRQKGKNVVALAPTGLAANNIGGQTLHSMFALDPFGVLTFQTCRWFKSEKRRLIAKIDVIFIDEVSMLRPDVLDAVNWTMVKNGCGSLRDKQIIFIGDLKQLPVVVDDNMRSVLLSTYDDLYFSNAKVFEKLSVQTIELDEILRQSDPDFIEALNTVRDGGKSDYFRQFVGTEPKGVILAPHNSTVQQYNVAGLSGIDAEEHEFIATVTGSAKLQDFNLESRVVLKDGCKIMYLVNSKNNNLFNGAIGTFMVDDGKHFIEIGEVRYALEQVELHKMEYVLNEQEDKLELREIGSITQIPVRLAYALSIHKSQGMTFSEVTVDLSRKCFAPGQMYVALSRVTGPSGLTIITGR, from the coding sequence ATGAAACTTGCAACCAAACAAGCTGAATTTCTTAAAGCTGTCGAAGCTGGACGGAATGTTTTCCTGACGGGTAAGGCGGGAACAGGCAAATCGTTCGTTGTTAAGGAAGCAATGAGCCGCCTGAGACAGAAGGGTAAAAACGTTGTCGCCCTGGCACCCACTGGACTTGCCGCAAACAACATCGGTGGCCAAACATTACACTCCATGTTTGCGCTTGATCCTTTCGGCGTACTTACCTTTCAAACTTGCCGGTGGTTCAAATCTGAGAAGCGGCGTCTGATCGCCAAGATTGACGTTATCTTCATTGATGAGGTGAGTATGCTCCGCCCAGACGTGCTCGATGCGGTCAACTGGACAATGGTTAAAAACGGATGCGGTTCGCTTCGTGATAAACAAATCATATTTATCGGCGACCTAAAGCAGTTACCCGTCGTGGTTGATGATAATATGCGCAGCGTATTGCTCAGCACCTACGACGATCTGTATTTCTCTAATGCTAAGGTATTTGAAAAGCTTTCAGTACAGACTATCGAATTGGATGAGATACTTCGCCAATCTGATCCAGATTTCATTGAAGCTCTTAACACCGTTCGCGATGGTGGTAAATCAGATTACTTCCGGCAGTTTGTAGGTACGGAGCCTAAAGGTGTCATATTGGCTCCACATAATAGTACTGTCCAACAATATAATGTTGCTGGTCTGTCTGGTATCGATGCTGAAGAACACGAGTTTATAGCGACCGTCACCGGCAGCGCGAAACTGCAGGATTTCAATCTAGAGAGCAGAGTTGTTCTGAAAGATGGCTGTAAGATCATGTACCTAGTGAACTCCAAAAACAACAACCTGTTCAATGGTGCCATAGGAACATTCATGGTTGACGATGGAAAACACTTTATTGAAATTGGTGAGGTGCGCTATGCTTTGGAGCAGGTAGAACTTCATAAAATGGAATATGTCCTGAATGAGCAGGAGGACAAACTGGAACTCAGGGAAATTGGAAGCATCACTCAAATCCCGGTGCGTCTTGCTTATGCCCTCAGCATACACAAAAGCCAGGGCATGACATTCTCCGAAGTCACCGTAGACTTGAGCCGAAAATGCTTCGCACCCGGTCAGATGTATGTTGCATTGAGTAGAGTTACTGGTCCATCCGGCTTGACTATTATAACAGGAAGGTAG
- a CDS encoding helix-turn-helix domain-containing protein: MSRPATPYVRNARPIDMSVVHRITHFREKYISKKQTDAAPLLGIPQPTLSSIEAGKRTISQKVLTAYITKYNLNTEWLTTGNGDPQRKPESGSAMARTLHSLEVEITTLKGVIKMFEAQQTHLFNRLETMNKRLDAQEERINQLTHR, from the coding sequence ATGTCACGACCAGCAACACCCTATGTAAGAAATGCCCGTCCAATTGATATGTCGGTTGTTCACAGGATAACGCACTTCAGGGAAAAGTACATTTCTAAAAAGCAGACCGACGCGGCTCCGCTCCTGGGAATTCCGCAACCTACGTTATCATCCATCGAGGCTGGCAAGCGTACCATTTCACAAAAAGTACTGACTGCTTATATCACCAAGTACAACCTGAACACTGAGTGGCTAACCACAGGCAATGGAGATCCGCAAAGAAAGCCGGAGTCTGGTAGCGCCATGGCCCGCACGCTGCACTCGTTGGAGGTAGAGATTACAACACTAAAGGGGGTTATTAAAATGTTCGAAGCTCAGCAAACACACCTTTTTAACCGGCTTGAAACGATGAATAAGAGGCTGGATGCTCAGGAGGAGCGCATCAACCAGCTTACCCATCGGTAG
- a CDS encoding S24 family peptidase yields the protein MEDLIKMLIDSNLKTVSKDTGIPYDRMYKWTKGVSKPKIEDYNLLLQYFSDGNFSNSIEIMRPEGEIVTNKVARNKETGLIPFYNADFMAGRNDNSVSDGSEHPDYYMDVPEFAGCIAFRAFGDSMEKLIKSSSVLFGLKLDSDWREYIEYGQIYGITMKNGQRYLKYIRRAKSDRHFLLKSENENYDDFEVPKEKIKNIWLIQGWIDKRA from the coding sequence ATGGAAGATTTAATTAAAATGTTGATAGACAGTAATTTAAAAACTGTATCGAAAGACACTGGAATCCCCTATGACCGCATGTACAAGTGGACAAAAGGTGTATCCAAGCCTAAAATCGAGGACTATAATTTACTGCTTCAATATTTTTCAGATGGAAATTTTTCCAATTCTATTGAAATTATGCGGCCTGAAGGGGAAATAGTCACCAATAAAGTAGCACGAAATAAGGAGACAGGACTGATACCGTTCTATAATGCCGACTTTATGGCTGGGAGAAACGACAATAGTGTTTCAGACGGTTCGGAGCACCCTGATTATTATATGGATGTCCCTGAGTTCGCAGGGTGTATAGCGTTCCGGGCATTCGGTGATAGCATGGAAAAGCTAATTAAATCAAGCAGCGTGCTTTTCGGGCTGAAACTGGATAGTGATTGGAGAGAATATATTGAGTATGGCCAGATATACGGCATCACCATGAAGAATGGGCAGCGATACTTGAAGTATATACGAAGGGCTAAAAGTGATAGGCACTTCCTCCTTAAAAGTGAAAATGAGAATTACGACGATTTTGAAGTACCTAAAGAGAAAATAAAAAACATTTGGCTAATCCAGGGCTGGATCGATAAAAGAGCATAA
- a CDS encoding DUF3127 domain-containing protein, with the protein MNIVGKVHEVGPVQHVSETFKKRDLIVEYAENPTYPEYIKVEAMQDKTALFDNLQPGDQIDVSFNLRGRPWTDKTGKTSYFNTLVVWRISKSGESAQSTPAPQYAPPAPVAAPDGSDDLPF; encoded by the coding sequence ATGAATATAGTAGGAAAGGTCCATGAAGTTGGCCCAGTACAGCATGTTAGCGAGACATTTAAAAAACGCGATCTTATTGTCGAGTATGCGGAAAACCCGACATATCCTGAGTACATTAAGGTTGAGGCGATGCAGGACAAGACTGCGTTGTTTGACAATCTGCAACCCGGCGATCAGATAGATGTAAGTTTCAACCTGCGCGGCCGCCCTTGGACGGACAAGACTGGTAAAACTTCGTATTTCAATACGCTTGTCGTATGGAGGATTTCAAAGTCTGGGGAGTCCGCGCAGTCTACGCCCGCACCGCAGTATGCGCCTCCGGCACCAGTTGCGGCCCCGGACGGATCGGATGACCTACCGTTCTAG
- a CDS encoding DEAD/DEAH box helicase, whose product MRVLNYTLRPYQQDFVKNLAVATKEHEHVIGQSPGGTGKTKTFVYIGTQVCNKGGVTLILTERKNVYNQNLEEAGAVGINDETPKYIPIVPGGFYVAMTQTLERRPLIFEQFNKLAGQVDERGLPINFQIIIDECHSGRYTNLLDKLTYGRRLGFSATPDFRMAKHLPKLYNTCVTTYDVQWFIDNGFLCDYQHIQRKSGKAADKLEKRNGEFTEASQRKFFGTEVHYQELFKDLRETPFNKCMLFCASIDHAEEVYDRMTREGFMCSINHGRRTDEKFQIARFEDLNETNIMISVGKMTTGYDYPPVDLIVLYRATTSLAIYLQMLFRADRPKEGMFFRTLDYGSNFDRHGAYFHPHPWDKMWTAKPKKVKGGVAAINFCPKCESIIFVMAKTCKYCGFDIPQKPASTEVGIAEDVTNKLAPLKGRRISELTPKELALYANLKDKKPFAARVARAKEAEQEGFLKDYGKAMGYKDNWAYIQREMPVQNLDFHNITI is encoded by the coding sequence ATGCGTGTCCTCAACTATACATTAAGGCCTTACCAGCAAGATTTCGTTAAAAACCTTGCTGTCGCCACTAAAGAGCACGAGCACGTGATTGGCCAATCCCCTGGGGGTACTGGTAAGACCAAGACCTTTGTCTATATTGGTACCCAGGTTTGTAACAAAGGCGGAGTCACTCTTATACTCACTGAACGTAAAAACGTATACAACCAAAACCTTGAAGAGGCCGGTGCGGTCGGTATAAACGACGAAACTCCCAAATACATCCCCATTGTGCCGGGCGGATTTTATGTTGCCATGACGCAGACACTTGAGAGGAGGCCGTTGATATTCGAACAATTTAACAAGCTCGCTGGCCAAGTTGACGAGCGAGGCTTACCGATCAACTTTCAAATTATCATTGATGAGTGTCATAGCGGGAGATACACGAATCTGCTCGATAAACTTACCTACGGTCGCAGGCTTGGGTTCTCTGCTACTCCGGATTTCCGAATGGCCAAACACCTGCCCAAGCTCTATAATACATGCGTCACCACATACGATGTGCAGTGGTTCATTGATAACGGATTTTTGTGTGACTATCAGCATATCCAGCGTAAGTCTGGTAAAGCCGCCGACAAGCTCGAGAAGCGTAACGGGGAGTTTACAGAGGCGAGCCAACGAAAGTTCTTCGGTACGGAAGTGCATTACCAAGAACTTTTCAAGGATCTACGCGAGACGCCTTTCAACAAATGCATGCTTTTCTGTGCCTCAATTGACCATGCCGAGGAAGTCTATGATCGAATGACGCGTGAGGGTTTTATGTGTTCAATCAATCACGGCCGGCGTACCGATGAGAAATTTCAGATAGCCCGGTTTGAGGACCTGAACGAGACAAACATTATGATCAGTGTCGGTAAAATGACTACTGGCTATGATTACCCGCCCGTTGACCTGATCGTACTTTACCGAGCAACAACATCGCTAGCGATATACCTACAAATGCTCTTCAGGGCGGACCGTCCAAAAGAGGGTATGTTCTTCCGTACTCTAGATTACGGCAGCAACTTTGACCGTCACGGAGCATACTTCCATCCGCACCCGTGGGATAAGATGTGGACCGCGAAGCCAAAAAAGGTGAAAGGCGGAGTCGCAGCAATCAACTTTTGCCCCAAGTGCGAAAGTATAATATTCGTTATGGCTAAGACCTGTAAGTATTGCGGTTTTGACATCCCACAGAAGCCAGCGAGTACCGAGGTTGGCATTGCTGAAGACGTTACGAATAAGTTGGCTCCTCTCAAAGGCAGGCGGATCAGCGAACTTACACCTAAAGAGCTGGCCCTATACGCCAACCTTAAGGACAAGAAACCATTTGCAGCCCGCGTAGCTAGAGCAAAAGAAGCTGAGCAGGAGGGTTTTCTGAAAGACTACGGGAAAGCAATGGGATATAAGGATAACTGGGCCTATATCCAAAGAGAAATGCCAGTACAAAATTTGGACTTCCATAACATCACAATATGA
- a CDS encoding DNA cytosine methyltransferase — MKRNVKPHRFPYEWTLKDAVFTKDKGKVFSCFACGGGSTMGYKLAGFDVIGCNEIDPKMMEAYITNHCPKYAYLEPIQTFKLRKDLPDELYDLDILDGSPPCSSFSMAGNREKDWGKDKVFREGQSMQILDTLFFDFIDLAKELKPKVVVAENVKGLLLGAAKSYVIQIYKEFDKAGYYVQHFLLDASKMGVPQKRERVFFIALRKDIAGPFLYSADMFRSIPRIEMDFKEKPIVYGDIQTNNGPSISEFYKTIWEQRKPGDLDFSCVNSRVRNKPNTGFGQNFIYKDKVVGTLTAKADCMVKFDYPQYLSNEERCKIGTFPLDYDFSPSNNPYLIGMSVPPVMTAQIASNIYDQWLSELSKEEAA, encoded by the coding sequence ATGAAAAGGAATGTAAAGCCGCATAGGTTTCCTTATGAATGGACATTGAAAGATGCTGTCTTTACAAAAGACAAAGGAAAGGTTTTTAGCTGTTTCGCTTGTGGTGGAGGGTCAACTATGGGCTATAAACTTGCCGGTTTCGATGTAATAGGATGTAATGAAATCGATCCAAAAATGATGGAGGCATACATAACCAATCATTGTCCAAAGTACGCCTACTTGGAACCTATACAAACCTTTAAACTGCGAAAAGATTTACCAGATGAATTGTATGATCTTGATATTTTGGATGGTTCGCCACCATGCTCATCGTTCAGCATGGCAGGTAATCGTGAAAAAGATTGGGGGAAAGACAAAGTCTTCCGAGAAGGTCAGTCGATGCAAATATTAGATACTTTGTTCTTCGACTTTATCGATCTTGCAAAAGAACTAAAACCCAAAGTAGTTGTGGCTGAGAACGTCAAAGGACTACTATTAGGCGCAGCAAAATCCTATGTGATTCAAATATACAAAGAGTTCGATAAAGCAGGATATTATGTACAGCACTTTCTTTTGGACGCTTCAAAAATGGGTGTGCCACAAAAAAGGGAACGTGTTTTTTTTATTGCACTCAGGAAAGATATTGCGGGGCCGTTTTTGTATTCAGCTGACATGTTTAGATCAATACCTCGAATTGAAATGGATTTTAAAGAGAAGCCAATTGTTTATGGAGACATTCAAACAAACAATGGTCCTTCAATCTCCGAGTTTTACAAAACTATTTGGGAGCAAAGAAAGCCAGGAGACTTAGATTTTAGCTGTGTAAATAGTAGGGTTAGAAACAAACCTAACACTGGTTTTGGGCAAAACTTTATTTACAAAGATAAAGTCGTTGGCACCCTGACGGCCAAAGCAGATTGCATGGTTAAGTTTGATTATCCTCAATATCTGTCGAATGAGGAAAGATGCAAAATAGGAACCTTTCCATTAGATTATGATTTTTCGCCATCAAATAATCCTTACCTAATCGGAATGTCCGTCCCCCCTGTAATGACAGCGCAAATTGCATCTAACATTTACGATCAATGGTTAAGTGAACTTTCAAAGGAGGAGGCAGCATGA
- a CDS encoding tyrosine-type recombinase/integrase, with product MAASVKILLYKHKTYSDGTHPVVIQVIIDRKPIKTTVAKILPDQWDPTTCRVKARKHPNAAQINLKIIEEYNRVERLVIDGSLISSNARQVLRNESMDETDTEPAKRDSVPDLIRGYAKSEFWSKNKITRYNTHMALANEIESFAGKSVFLEDINEQWLDGFFIYLETKEHKPNAASTRRKKRSWISKFLQYCQSKGLYFGNPTCKIKIVGKKPVKRKLSEEELEAFINTEKLSGHQQMCQDIFLLQFYNRGMRVGDVLALEQKNIKGDRLVYFDEKTDKHFDIRMRPEAIKILNKYKVATGRIFPIYKWYYDHSLEPQENEQARLRELKRSVCVVNNALRRITARSGIDKKITTHIARHTYSKMAFAKIKNPLITMGLLGHTSLKVHQEYIQDIMKSDELDAADDMVFGRQPTDG from the coding sequence ATGGCAGCCTCAGTAAAAATACTACTTTACAAACACAAAACCTATTCAGACGGAACTCACCCAGTGGTTATTCAGGTAATAATAGATCGTAAACCAATAAAGACGACAGTTGCAAAAATTCTCCCTGATCAGTGGGACCCAACCACATGTAGAGTCAAGGCCAGAAAGCATCCGAACGCTGCGCAAATCAATTTAAAGATAATCGAAGAGTACAATAGAGTTGAGAGGTTAGTTATTGACGGCAGTTTAATATCTTCAAATGCCAGGCAGGTTCTAAGAAACGAGTCTATGGATGAGACAGACACAGAACCAGCGAAACGAGATAGCGTGCCGGATCTGATCCGTGGTTATGCAAAAAGCGAGTTCTGGTCAAAGAATAAAATTACACGGTATAATACACATATGGCACTGGCCAATGAAATAGAATCTTTTGCCGGAAAAAGTGTTTTTTTGGAAGATATTAATGAACAGTGGCTTGACGGTTTTTTTATTTATCTGGAGACAAAAGAACATAAACCAAATGCAGCCAGTACCCGCAGAAAGAAGCGTTCATGGATCAGTAAGTTTTTACAGTACTGCCAATCTAAAGGCCTTTACTTCGGGAACCCCACTTGTAAAATAAAAATTGTAGGAAAAAAGCCGGTTAAAAGGAAGCTTTCCGAAGAAGAGCTCGAGGCATTTATAAACACTGAAAAACTCAGCGGCCACCAGCAGATGTGTCAGGATATATTTTTGCTACAGTTTTATAATAGAGGAATGAGGGTGGGTGATGTTCTTGCTTTAGAGCAGAAAAACATCAAAGGTGATAGGCTGGTTTATTTCGACGAAAAGACGGATAAACATTTTGATATCAGGATGCGGCCAGAAGCCATCAAGATACTCAATAAATATAAAGTAGCGACAGGCCGTATTTTCCCGATATATAAGTGGTACTATGACCATTCGCTGGAGCCACAAGAGAATGAGCAGGCTAGGTTAAGGGAATTGAAGCGTTCGGTGTGCGTAGTCAACAATGCCCTAAGGAGGATTACAGCCAGGTCTGGGATAGATAAAAAGATAACTACTCATATTGCGCGGCATACGTACTCCAAAATGGCCTTCGCAAAAATTAAAAATCCACTGATTACTATGGGGCTTTTAGGACACACATCTCTAAAGGTGCATCAGGAGTATATTCAAGATATTATGAAATCCGACGAGCTGGATGCGGCCGACGATATGGTGTTTGGCAGGCAACCTACCGATGGGTAA
- a CDS encoding response regulator transcription factor — MTTTNRIPAGLLDEGVEFFTVVEDGVRRVKALMGGMVMPFSRVPESKKDILRNALRDNPTKRKAMERIAGPCEDSALEQFVICNYGALNDDPDIDAHGNLSEPEYAPCPNRATCTHRGKGCDNLRVYGTQLSARQSDVFSLSVHDNKTIADILFISVETVKKHMQTIQDETGLSSKPQMVQYATSKGII, encoded by the coding sequence ATGACAACAACCAACCGAATACCAGCAGGATTACTAGATGAAGGAGTTGAGTTCTTCACCGTGGTAGAGGATGGCGTACGCAGAGTAAAGGCGTTGATGGGAGGGATGGTAATGCCGTTTAGCAGGGTGCCGGAGAGTAAGAAGGACATATTGCGTAACGCCCTTCGCGACAATCCAACAAAGCGTAAGGCGATGGAACGAATCGCAGGACCATGCGAAGACTCGGCGCTTGAGCAGTTTGTGATATGTAACTATGGCGCGCTTAACGATGATCCTGATATTGATGCTCATGGCAATCTGTCTGAACCTGAATACGCACCATGTCCTAACCGGGCCACCTGTACCCACCGGGGTAAAGGATGCGATAACCTACGGGTATACGGTACACAGCTCAGCGCACGCCAGTCGGACGTGTTCAGCCTATCAGTTCACGATAACAAGACGATAGCAGACATACTATTTATATCAGTTGAGACAGTCAAGAAGCACATGCAGACGATACAGGATGAGACTGGACTTAGCAGTAAGCCTCAAATGGTTCAATACGCAACAAGTAAAGGAATAATATAA
- a CDS encoding recombination directionality factor, with protein sequence MSTGRIIKATKANNASTLPEIGKIKTGIKAKTAAGVEYPKAIDYFRPTGNFANEFTRLFGEKPKSLQVAFISDNVSEVCNEQFESWDKGKRYGWGDGATFTIWDSATGKYVENVSATDPRIKKLKWERTLTLRFVLLKMTGVLGYWTYQTKAKEVSIPSITKSFDMVRERANTIIGFPFNLQIEMKKSYNPGEARTYPVVTLIPSFTEENIEAVRAYIDAGGDLNRITTRMIASGAINEQTKVLEIGEGK encoded by the coding sequence ATGAGTACAGGACGCATTATCAAGGCAACGAAGGCGAACAATGCCAGCACGCTGCCGGAAATCGGAAAAATTAAAACAGGCATCAAGGCCAAAACAGCGGCGGGGGTTGAATACCCGAAAGCAATTGACTATTTCCGGCCGACCGGAAATTTTGCGAACGAGTTCACGCGGTTATTTGGTGAAAAACCAAAGTCGCTCCAGGTAGCATTTATCAGCGATAACGTTAGTGAGGTTTGTAATGAGCAGTTTGAAAGCTGGGACAAAGGTAAGCGCTATGGATGGGGTGACGGTGCAACATTCACTATTTGGGATTCGGCTACAGGTAAGTATGTGGAAAATGTGTCAGCTACTGATCCCCGGATTAAAAAGCTCAAGTGGGAGCGAACACTGACCCTGCGTTTTGTCCTTTTGAAAATGACAGGCGTACTAGGCTATTGGACTTACCAAACTAAGGCTAAAGAAGTCAGCATCCCAAGTATTACCAAGTCGTTTGATATGGTTAGAGAAAGAGCCAATACAATCATCGGTTTCCCTTTCAACTTACAAATTGAAATGAAAAAGTCGTACAACCCCGGTGAAGCACGTACGTACCCCGTTGTTACGCTCATTCCAAGTTTTACCGAGGAAAATATTGAGGCTGTCAGGGCGTATATCGATGCCGGTGGTGACTTGAACAGGATTACTACCCGTATGATAGCAAGCGGGGCAATCAATGAACAGACTAAAGTTTTAGAAATAGGGGAGGGCAAATAG